The Cetobacterium sp. ZOR0034 genome has a segment encoding these proteins:
- a CDS encoding DUF1659 domain-containing protein — MPDMKLAPNASEVAQMSALRIKYDCGLGNNGRTIVKTRSFSNVKNDAKVVDVYNVAEILNGLQKHDVLSVVKIDNTELTPAN, encoded by the coding sequence ATGCCAGATATGAAATTAGCTCCAAACGCTTCAGAAGTTGCTCAAATGTCAGCTTTAAGAATCAAATATGATTGTGGTTTAGGTAACAACGGAAGAACAATAGTTAAAACTAGAAGTTTTTCAAACGTTAAAAACGATGCAAAAGTAGTTGATGTTTACAACGTAGCTGAGATATTAAACGGTCTACAAAAACATGACGTACTATCTGTAGTAAAAATAGACAATACAGAATTAACACCAGCAAATTAA
- a CDS encoding N-acetylmuramoyl-L-alanine amidase, with protein sequence MKKLVVDLGHGASDPGAIGQAGTCEANIVLGATRCNMKSIA encoded by the coding sequence ATGAAAAAATTAGTTGTTGATTTAGGTCATGGAGCAAGTGATCCAGGAGCAATTGGACAAGCTGGAACTTGTGAAGCAAATATTGTTTTAGGTGCGACACGTTGCAATATGAAAAGTATTGCCTAG
- a CDS encoding YvrJ family protein: MELDLMTLVSNLGFPAIVTMYLLIRIEGKLENLSTSINSLSSNIYELNNKK; this comes from the coding sequence ATGGAACTAGATTTAATGACTCTAGTGTCAAATTTAGGGTTCCCTGCTATCGTTACAATGTACTTGTTAATTAGAATAGAAGGTAAGCTTGAAAATTTGAGTACTAGCATAAATTCACTTAGTTCAAATATATATGAATTGAATAATAAGAAATAG
- a CDS encoding DUF2922 domain-containing protein encodes MRNIETRLLMVFSTTLGRKVSLFVSDPKEDITEAEIKEAMDQIVAKNVFAPRFGEELEAAIEAKVVQTATTGYDLVI; translated from the coding sequence ATGAGAAATATAGAAACTAGATTATTAATGGTTTTCTCTACAACTCTTGGAAGAAAAGTAAGCTTATTTGTATCAGATCCTAAAGAAGATATAACTGAAGCAGAAATAAAAGAAGCTATGGACCAAATAGTTGCTAAAAATGTATTTGCGCCTAGATTTGGAGAAGAACTTGAAGCAGCAATAGAAGCAAAAGTAGTTCAAACTGCAACTACTGGATATGACTTAGTTATATAG
- a CDS encoding helix-turn-helix transcriptional regulator: MKQNELVKLVGFRRETIVHLENGRYNPSLKLAMDIAKIFNTTVETLFEFIDQNDS; encoded by the coding sequence ATCAAACAAAATGAACTAGTAAAATTAGTAGGTTTTAGACGCGAAACCATAGTTCATCTAGAGAATGGAAGATATAACCCGTCCCTTAAACTAGCTATGGATATAGCTAAAATATTTAACACAACAGTTGAAACTTTATTTGAATTTATTGACCAAAACGATAGCTAG